One region of Streptomyces capillispiralis genomic DNA includes:
- the pstA gene encoding phosphate ABC transporter permease PstA, producing MSNATLTPQGASLRGATLPKWFGWAVAVGSAALGYGISAAAGLDSDIQWALIAAVLFVLGSYGISARIEGRRQAKDRTATSLVWVAFLMAVIPLASLIWETVKRGTKVFDGYFLSHSMGVVADTEPGGGIYHAILGTLEQVGLATLISVPIGVLTAIYLVEYGRGKLAKAVTFFVDVMTGIPSIVAGLFILSLWILILGMGYSGFAGSMALSILMIPVVVRSTEEMLKLVPNELREASLALGVPKWRTILKVVLPTSIGGITTGVMLAIARITGETAPVLLLVWVTNFINANPFSDPQASLPMYIYLQYANSGGSGAAYDRAWAAALTLIAFIMILNLVARGIARWKAPKTGR from the coding sequence ATGAGCAACGCAACCCTCACCCCCCAAGGCGCCTCGCTGCGCGGAGCGACCCTGCCCAAGTGGTTCGGCTGGGCGGTCGCCGTCGGCTCCGCCGCCCTCGGCTACGGCATCAGCGCCGCGGCCGGCCTGGACAGCGACATCCAGTGGGCCCTGATCGCCGCGGTCCTCTTCGTCCTCGGCAGCTACGGCATCTCGGCCAGGATCGAGGGCCGCCGCCAGGCCAAGGACCGCACCGCGACCAGCCTGGTCTGGGTCGCGTTCCTGATGGCCGTCATCCCGCTGGCCTCCCTGATCTGGGAGACGGTCAAGCGCGGCACCAAGGTCTTCGACGGCTACTTCCTGAGCCACTCGATGGGCGTGGTCGCCGACACCGAGCCCGGCGGCGGCATCTACCACGCCATCCTCGGCACCCTGGAGCAGGTCGGCCTCGCCACCCTGATCTCCGTGCCGATCGGCGTGCTCACCGCGATCTACCTGGTCGAGTACGGGCGCGGCAAGCTCGCCAAGGCCGTCACCTTCTTCGTCGACGTCATGACGGGCATCCCGTCGATCGTCGCCGGTCTGTTCATCCTCAGCCTGTGGATCCTGATCCTGGGCATGGGCTACTCCGGCTTCGCCGGCTCGATGGCCCTGTCCATCCTGATGATCCCGGTGGTCGTCCGCTCCACGGAGGAGATGCTCAAGCTCGTCCCGAACGAGCTGCGCGAGGCCTCGCTGGCGCTGGGCGTGCCGAAGTGGCGCACCATCCTCAAGGTGGTCCTGCCGACCTCGATCGGCGGCATCACCACCGGCGTCATGCTGGCCATCGCCCGTATCACCGGTGAGACGGCCCCCGTGCTGCTGCTGGTCTGGGTCACGAACTTCATCAACGCCAACCCGTTCTCCGACCCGCAGGCGTCACTGCCGATGTACATCTACCTGCAGTACGCCAACAGCGGCGGCTCCGGCGCGGCGTACGACCGTGCCTGGGCGGCGGCCCTGACGCTCATCGC
- the pstC gene encoding phosphate ABC transporter permease subunit PstC, whose protein sequence is MDITTQKPAAPPTPGPSAPADQRAARGATRPGDRIFLGLSRGSGIFVLVLMAAIAAFLTYRASIAISDNEANFFTAFEWNPSGIPPEFGIAVLAFGTIVSSIIAMVIAVPISVGIALFITHYAPRRLGGVIAYVIDLLAAVPSIVYGLWGALVLVPHMDGLYGWLDDYLGWTGFFEWNGGAPRSLFTVGILLALMILPIITNVSREVFRQVPRMHEEAALALGATRWEVIRMSVLPFGRSGVISASMLGLGRALGETMAVAMVLSPSFDISASLLDPGGGTFAQNIASKFNEATEMGRDALIASGLVLFVITLVVNGAARLIIARRKEYSGANA, encoded by the coding sequence ATGGACATCACCACACAGAAACCAGCCGCTCCCCCCACACCCGGACCGTCCGCGCCCGCCGACCAGCGTGCCGCGCGCGGCGCCACCCGCCCCGGTGACCGGATCTTCCTCGGTCTCTCCCGCGGGTCCGGCATCTTCGTCCTGGTCCTCATGGCCGCCATCGCGGCCTTCCTGACGTACCGCGCCTCCATAGCCATCAGCGACAACGAGGCGAACTTCTTCACCGCCTTCGAGTGGAACCCCAGCGGCATCCCGCCGGAGTTCGGCATCGCGGTCCTGGCGTTCGGCACCATCGTGTCGTCGATCATCGCCATGGTCATCGCGGTCCCGATCTCGGTGGGCATCGCCCTGTTCATCACGCACTACGCGCCCCGCCGGCTCGGCGGTGTCATCGCGTACGTGATCGACCTGCTCGCCGCCGTCCCGTCCATCGTCTACGGCCTGTGGGGCGCCCTCGTCCTGGTGCCGCACATGGACGGCCTCTACGGCTGGCTCGACGACTACCTGGGCTGGACCGGCTTCTTCGAGTGGAACGGCGGCGCCCCGCGCTCCCTGTTCACCGTCGGCATCCTGCTCGCCCTGATGATCCTTCCGATCATCACCAACGTGAGCCGCGAGGTCTTCCGGCAGGTCCCGCGGATGCACGAGGAGGCCGCCCTGGCCCTCGGCGCCACCCGCTGGGAGGTCATCCGGATGTCGGTGCTGCCCTTCGGCCGCTCCGGCGTCATCTCCGCCTCGATGCTGGGCCTCGGCCGCGCGCTCGGCGAGACGATGGCCGTCGCCATGGTGCTCTCGCCGTCCTTCGACATCAGCGCCAGCCTGCTCGACCCGGGCGGCGGCACGTTCGCCCAGAACATCGCCAGCAAGTTCAACGAGGCCACCGAGATGGGCCGCGACGCCCTGATCGCCTCCGGTCTCGTGCTGTTCGTCATCACGCTGGTGGTCAACGGCGCGGCCCGCCTGATCATCGCCCGCCGCAAGGAGTACTCGGGGGCCAACGCATGA
- the pstS gene encoding phosphate ABC transporter substrate-binding protein PstS, with the protein MKLQRKNRRALAFGALAVSGALALTACGSDDTGGNSEGGGSSATAQAGNIDCGDAKGQLQASGSSAQKNAIDAWVKQYSAACKDVQVNYNPTGSGAGITAFLQGQTAFAGSDSALEAEEIEQSKKICKDGQGVDLPMVGGPIAVGFNVPGVDSLVLDASTLAKIFDSKITNWNDEAIAKLNPDAKLPDLKIQAFHRSDESGTTDNFTTYLKEAAPKDWSYEPSKAWEAKGGQSAQGSSGVAQQVKQTSGAISYFELSYAKDGLKTVDIKTEAAEPVKATIENATAAIGAAKVVGTGKDLALELDYTPAAAGAYPIVLVTYEIVCDKGNKAETLPATKSFLNYMASEDGQALLADAGYAPMPEEIITKVRETISSLA; encoded by the coding sequence GTGAAGCTTCAGCGCAAGAACCGGCGGGCCCTCGCCTTCGGTGCTCTCGCCGTCTCCGGCGCCCTGGCCCTCACGGCGTGCGGCTCCGATGACACCGGCGGCAACAGCGAGGGCGGCGGCTCCTCCGCCACCGCGCAGGCCGGCAACATCGACTGCGGCGACGCCAAGGGCCAGCTCCAGGCCTCCGGCTCCTCCGCCCAGAAGAACGCCATCGACGCCTGGGTGAAGCAGTACTCCGCGGCGTGCAAGGACGTCCAGGTCAACTACAACCCGACCGGTTCGGGCGCCGGCATCACCGCGTTCCTCCAGGGCCAGACCGCGTTCGCCGGCTCGGACTCCGCGCTGGAGGCCGAGGAGATCGAGCAGTCCAAGAAGATCTGCAAGGACGGCCAGGGCGTCGACCTGCCCATGGTCGGCGGTCCGATCGCCGTCGGCTTCAACGTCCCGGGCGTCGACAGCCTCGTTCTGGACGCGTCGACCCTCGCCAAGATCTTCGACAGCAAGATCACCAACTGGAACGACGAGGCGATCGCCAAGCTCAACCCCGACGCCAAGCTTCCCGACCTGAAGATCCAGGCCTTCCACCGCTCGGACGAGTCCGGCACCACGGACAACTTCACCACGTACCTGAAGGAAGCCGCGCCCAAGGACTGGTCGTACGAGCCCAGCAAGGCGTGGGAGGCCAAGGGCGGCCAGTCCGCGCAGGGCTCCTCCGGTGTGGCCCAGCAGGTGAAGCAGACCTCGGGTGCGATCTCGTACTTCGAGCTCTCCTACGCCAAGGACGGCCTGAAGACGGTCGACATCAAGACCGAGGCCGCCGAGCCGGTCAAGGCCACCATCGAGAACGCCACGGCCGCCATCGGCGCCGCCAAGGTCGTCGGCACCGGCAAGGACCTCGCGCTGGAGCTGGACTACACCCCGGCCGCCGCGGGCGCCTACCCGATCGTCCTGGTCACCTACGAGATCGTCTGTGACAAGGGCAACAAGGCGGAGACCCTGCCCGCCACCAAGTCCTTCCTGAACTACATGGCCTCCGAGGACGGCCAGGCGCTGCTCGCCGACGCCGGCTACGCCCCGATGCCCGAGGAGATCATCACCAAGGTCCGCGAGACCATCTCGAGCCTCGCCTGA
- a CDS encoding NUDIX hydrolase: MDSPDSARHRTLTVQAAGCVLWRRSPVTGELELCLVHRPKYDDWSWPKGKLKRGEDPLAGALREVAEETGHTAVPAAELPSSHYLAAGRPKRVRYWAAEAVAGAFTPTDEVDRVLWLPPEAARARLTEPRDAGLVDALLATLRAAP, translated from the coding sequence GTGGACTCCCCGGACTCCGCACGGCACCGCACCCTCACCGTCCAGGCCGCCGGTTGCGTCCTGTGGCGCCGCTCCCCGGTCACCGGGGAGCTCGAGCTCTGCCTCGTGCACCGGCCGAAGTACGACGACTGGTCCTGGCCCAAGGGCAAGCTCAAACGGGGCGAGGACCCGCTGGCCGGCGCGCTGCGCGAGGTCGCCGAGGAGACCGGGCACACCGCCGTCCCGGCGGCCGAGCTGCCCTCGTCGCACTACCTGGCGGCCGGCCGCCCCAAGCGGGTCCGCTACTGGGCGGCCGAAGCCGTCGCCGGCGCCTTCACGCCGACCGACGAGGTCGACCGCGTCCTCTGGCTCCCCCCGGAGGCGGCCCGCGCCCGCCTCACCGAACCCCGGGACGCCGGCCTGGTGGACGCCCTGCTCGCCACGCTGCGTGCCGCCCCGTGA
- a CDS encoding CHAD domain-containing protein, with protein sequence MHRLSGAPPLPAQDPAGPARAHPAAGASQAPGATGSGTGGDPSGTRRPATDPPAPPATSPAPGRDRTGTSPPATARRTATEPADTTGTSTDPGRDRTTAALHAAAEPATARRTGVATAGASGGTAPDGPRRTVAAADGMTGAARRTSATASVPARTATRTTARATGTAAPAASSSGPAPAPDRGNLTVGAAKAGALLDRQLTLARTRAHSTALQALGSSRFHGIADRVAVLASEVPLSPAAAGADLRPLAEAARERLADAVAALPLLTAGSPYNAEALIHGLSPDPAPHPQDAPWHQVRLLLRLHRYAREVLHTGTGDAPPADPRLCAAGEALDRHRDASEAAAAAAQAARTPRIAPATAYALGVLHADQRHEVEAARYAFQRCWQKDVVGTP encoded by the coding sequence CTGCACCGGCTGTCGGGGGCGCCGCCGCTGCCCGCCCAGGACCCGGCGGGCCCGGCCCGCGCGCACCCCGCCGCGGGCGCGTCGCAGGCACCCGGGGCGACGGGCTCCGGCACCGGCGGAGACCCGTCGGGCACCCGGCGCCCCGCCACCGACCCGCCCGCCCCGCCGGCCACCTCCCCGGCCCCCGGCCGCGACCGCACCGGCACATCCCCGCCGGCCACCGCCCGCCGCACGGCCACCGAGCCCGCGGACACGACGGGCACGTCAACGGACCCCGGCCGCGACCGCACCACCGCCGCCCTGCACGCCGCCGCCGAGCCGGCCACCGCCCGGCGCACCGGCGTGGCCACGGCGGGCGCGAGCGGCGGTACGGCCCCGGACGGCCCGCGCCGCACCGTCGCCGCGGCCGACGGCATGACGGGCGCGGCCCGGCGCACCTCCGCCACCGCCTCCGTCCCCGCCCGCACCGCCACCCGCACCACCGCCCGCGCCACCGGCACGGCCGCCCCGGCGGCCTCGTCCTCGGGCCCCGCCCCGGCACCCGACCGCGGCAACCTCACCGTCGGCGCCGCCAAGGCGGGCGCCCTGCTGGACCGGCAGCTGACCCTGGCCCGGACCCGGGCCCACTCCACCGCCCTCCAGGCCCTCGGCTCCTCCCGCTTCCACGGGATCGCCGACCGGGTCGCCGTCCTGGCCAGCGAGGTCCCCCTGTCCCCGGCGGCCGCCGGCGCCGACCTGCGTCCGCTGGCCGAGGCCGCCCGCGAGCGCCTCGCCGACGCCGTCGCCGCGCTGCCCCTGCTCACCGCGGGCAGCCCGTACAACGCCGAGGCGCTGATCCACGGCCTGTCCCCGGACCCCGCCCCGCACCCGCAGGACGCCCCCTGGCACCAGGTCCGCCTGCTACTGCGCCTGCACCGCTACGCCCGCGAGGTCCTGCACACGGGCACCGGCGACGCCCCGCCCGCCGATCCGCGCCTGTGCGCCGCCGGCGAGGCGCTCGACCGGCACCGGGACGCCTCCGAGGCGGCCGCCGCCGCGGCGCAGGCGGCCCGCACCCCGCGCATCGCCCCCGCCACGGCGTACGCGCTGGGCGTGCTCCACGCCGACCAGCGGCATGAGGTGGAGGCCGCGCGGTACGCGTTCCAGCGGTGCTGGCAGAAGGACGTCGTCGGCACGCCTTAG
- a CDS encoding RNA degradosome polyphosphate kinase produces the protein MTPAAPEPSPPRRVNGGNGNASGPPPLPPALSDAPVTLSARNNGAMSQPNTQAQVQHPQPSVGSIAAHRPHTVAGVVSDLEPDIDADLDGYEETLADGATPLPQGRFLDRERSWLAFNERVLELAEDPDTPLLERANFLAIFASNLDEFFMVRVAGLKRRIATGVATRSASGLQPREVLDMIWARSRELMARHAACYHEDVAPALAEEGIHLVRWNELAEKEQARLFTLFRHQIFPVLTPLAVDPAHPFPYISGLSLNLAVVVRNPVTGHRHFARVKVPPLLSRFLECSPGRYVPIEDVIAAHLEELFPGMEVLEHHAFRLTRNEDLEVEEDDAENLLQALEKELMRRRFGPPVRLEVEESIDREVLDLLVRELKISEAEVYPLPGPLDLTGLFRIHSLDRPELKYPKFIAGTHRDLAEVESASPPDIFAALRSRDVLLHHPYDSFSTSVQAFLEQAAADPDVLAIKQTLYRTSGDSPIVDALIDAAESGKQVLVLVEIKARFDEHANIKWARKLEEAGCHVVYGLVGLKTHCKLSLVVRQEGETLRRYSHVGTGNYHPKTARLYEDLGVLTADQQVGADLSDLFNRLSGYSRRETYRRLLVAPKSLRDGLVSRIDKEAQHHRAGRPAFVRIKVNSMVDEAVIDACYRASQAGVPVDIWVRGICAIRPGVAGLSENVRVRSVLGRFLEHSRVFAFGNGGEPEVWLGSADMMHRNLDRRIEALVRVTDPAHRAALNRLLETGMSDTTASWHLGQDGEWTRHATDADGQPLRNVQEMLIDARRRRRGTATP, from the coding sequence ATGACTCCCGCCGCGCCAGAGCCTTCACCGCCCCGAAGGGTGAACGGGGGGAACGGGAACGCCTCAGGGCCACCACCGCTCCCACCCGCGCTTTCCGACGCGCCCGTGACGCTGTCGGCGCGGAACAATGGGGCCATGAGCCAGCCCAACACCCAGGCACAGGTACAGCACCCGCAGCCCTCCGTGGGCTCCATCGCCGCCCACCGCCCGCACACCGTGGCCGGGGTGGTCTCCGACCTGGAACCGGACATCGACGCGGACCTCGACGGTTACGAGGAGACGCTGGCGGACGGCGCGACCCCGCTGCCCCAGGGCCGCTTCCTCGACCGGGAGCGCAGCTGGCTCGCGTTCAACGAGCGCGTCCTGGAGCTCGCCGAGGACCCGGACACCCCGCTGCTGGAGCGCGCGAACTTCCTCGCGATCTTCGCCAGCAACCTGGACGAGTTCTTCATGGTCCGCGTGGCCGGTCTGAAGCGCCGCATCGCCACCGGTGTCGCCACCCGCTCCGCGTCCGGCCTCCAGCCGCGCGAGGTGCTGGACATGATCTGGGCCCGCTCGCGGGAGCTGATGGCCCGGCACGCCGCCTGCTACCACGAGGACGTCGCCCCCGCACTCGCGGAGGAGGGCATCCACCTGGTCCGCTGGAACGAGCTGGCGGAGAAGGAGCAGGCCCGCCTGTTCACCCTCTTCCGGCACCAGATCTTCCCGGTCCTGACCCCCCTCGCGGTCGACCCGGCGCACCCCTTCCCGTACATATCCGGCCTGTCGCTGAACCTGGCCGTCGTCGTCCGCAACCCGGTCACCGGCCACCGGCACTTCGCCCGGGTCAAGGTGCCGCCGCTGCTGTCACGCTTCCTGGAATGCTCCCCCGGCCGCTACGTCCCCATCGAGGACGTCATCGCCGCCCACCTGGAGGAGCTGTTCCCGGGCATGGAGGTGCTGGAGCACCACGCCTTCCGGCTCACCCGCAACGAGGACCTCGAGGTCGAGGAGGACGACGCGGAGAACCTGCTCCAGGCGCTGGAGAAGGAGCTCATGCGGCGCCGCTTCGGGCCGCCGGTGCGCCTGGAGGTCGAGGAGTCCATCGACCGCGAGGTGCTGGACCTGCTGGTGCGCGAGCTGAAGATCAGCGAGGCCGAGGTGTACCCGCTGCCGGGCCCGCTCGACCTCACCGGTCTGTTCCGCATCCACAGCCTGGACCGGCCCGAGCTGAAGTACCCGAAGTTCATCGCCGGCACCCACCGCGACCTGGCGGAGGTCGAGTCCGCCTCGCCCCCCGACATCTTCGCGGCCCTGCGCAGCCGGGACGTGCTGCTGCACCACCCGTACGACTCCTTCTCCACCTCCGTGCAGGCGTTCCTGGAGCAGGCCGCCGCCGACCCCGACGTCCTCGCCATCAAGCAGACGCTGTACCGGACGTCCGGCGACTCCCCGATCGTGGACGCGCTCATCGACGCCGCCGAGTCCGGCAAGCAGGTCCTGGTCCTGGTCGAGATCAAGGCCCGCTTCGACGAGCACGCCAACATCAAGTGGGCCCGCAAGCTGGAGGAGGCGGGCTGCCACGTCGTCTACGGCCTGGTCGGCCTCAAGACCCACTGCAAGCTGTCCCTGGTGGTCCGCCAGGAGGGCGAGACCCTGCGGCGCTACAGCCACGTCGGCACCGGCAACTACCACCCGAAGACGGCGCGCCTCTACGAGGACCTCGGCGTGCTCACCGCCGACCAGCAGGTCGGCGCGGACCTCTCCGACCTGTTCAACCGCCTCTCCGGCTACTCCCGCCGGGAGACCTACCGGCGGCTGCTGGTCGCCCCCAAGTCGCTGCGCGACGGACTGGTCTCCCGGATCGACAAGGAGGCCCAGCACCACCGTGCCGGGCGTCCCGCCTTCGTCCGCATCAAGGTCAACTCGATGGTCGACGAGGCCGTCATCGACGCCTGCTACCGGGCGTCGCAGGCGGGCGTGCCGGTCGACATCTGGGTGCGCGGCATCTGCGCGATCCGGCCGGGCGTGGCGGGCCTGTCGGAGAACGTCCGGGTACGGTCCGTCCTCGGCCGCTTCCTCGAACACTCCCGCGTCTTCGCCTTCGGCAACGGCGGCGAGCCCGAGGTGTGGCTCGGCAGCGCGGACATGATGCACCGCAATCTCGACCGCCGTATAGAGGCACTGGTACGGGTCACCGACCCGGCCCACCGGGCTGCCCTGAACCGGCTGCTGGAGACCGGTATGTCCGACACCACGGCGTCCTGGCACCTCGGCCAGGACGGCGAGTGGACCCGGCACGCGACGGACGCGGACGGCCAGCCCCTGCGCAACGTCCAGGAGATGCTCATTGACGCCCGGAGGCGCCGGCGTGGCACAGCGACACCTTGA